The Candidatus Omnitrophota bacterium genome contains the following window.
CCGGGCACAGGGTCATTGTCGTTTCCGCCGGTGGAGATGCCGTTGGTGTTCTTGAAAAGACCGGAGCGCGGCACGTGCGCGTGGACATCCGCGTCAAGTCCGAGGCACATCCTAAAATTTATTTAGGCCTGCCCCCTCTGGCCGCGTTGATACGCGCCGAGGCGATTGACATCATCCACGCGCAGACCCGCGTCACCCAGGTGATGGCGTTTTGGTTAAGTCGTATGACAGGCAA
Protein-coding sequences here:
- a CDS encoding glycosyltransferase encodes the protein MNILLLTSHFDTGGITSYVTTLSAGLCRAGHRVIVVSAGGDAVGVLEKTGARHVRVDIRVKSEAHPKIYLGLPPLAALIRAEAIDIIHAQTRVTQVMAFWLSRMTG